A window of Saccharomyces eubayanus strain FM1318 chromosome XII, whole genome shotgun sequence contains these coding sequences:
- the COF1 gene encoding cofilin has product MVYASSKDALRRALNGVSTDVQGTDFSEVSYDSVLERVSRGAGSH; this is encoded by the coding sequence ATGGTTTACGCCTCCTCCAAGGATGCCTTAAGAAGAGCTTTGAACGGTGTCTCCACCGATGTCCAAGGTACTGACTTCTCTGAAGTCTCTTATGATTCCGTTTTGGAAAGAGTCAGCAGAGGTGCTGGTTCCCATTAA
- the LDB18 gene encoding Ldb18p gives MSNSVVESLEDRCYRLEALLGSGYSNNSDVSVQLSRLYVQLHDLYCQGQKYSQSLLQLLDVFIAQNTGSTGTPDDIRIFTSCYDEIYSLYTKFDQLNDQYVEFCQTRENSLDQIPFKDAKIQTRCLKELPGLVNNCNVMIVRSMAILNRFLDWNIEVNEFFQFQKKKLLHLQKMIDNK, from the coding sequence ATGTCCAACTCGGTCGTCGAATCTTTGGAGGATAGATGTTATCGATTAGAGGCGCTTTTAGGCAGCGGGTATAGCAATAATTCCGATGTTTCGGTGCAATTGAGTAGATTGTACGTCCAACTGCACGATTTATACTGTCAGGGTCAAAAGTACTCTCAAAGCCTGTTGCAACTCTTGGATGTGTTTATAGCTCAAAATACGGGGAGTACAGGTACTCCTGATGATATCCGTATATTCACTAGCTGTTATGATGAGATCTATAGTTTATACACTAAATTTGATCAACTGAATGATCAATATGTGGAGTTTTGTCAAACACGCGAAAATTCATTGGATCAGATTCCCTTTAAAGATGCCAAAATCCAGACCCGGTGTCTAAAGGAATTACCTGGCCTGGTGAACAATTGCAATGTAATGATTGTGAGATCAATGGCAATCTTAAATCGTTTTCTTGATTGGAATATCGAAgttaatgaatttttccaatttcaaaagaaaaaattattacaTTTACAAAAGATGATTGACAATAAGTAA
- the YBT1 gene encoding bile acid-transporting ATPase YBT1 has translation MQRTLNSTRPDQRFWFYDDVTQYGRIKYLNYYTPLILATFTVLFVTYNIWKHYYHYNVLHLKQKNPIEELLYSSTDEDEHSPLINNNTTTTNYVDVNTKKDELKNRHFSLEKLKSVKLNGEPHGEPELIRRGFIEKSRIILEFLLVLSQVIIHSFILLHYVNNNSEFTQRSTVTGLVEWCLLFVIVSLRLVNVNQNFKLINKYPGNLWSVSFINYLILFCSMILPFRSIFIHHINASVLRKYYISQISINLVLFLLLFFAKIRNNFAVIYKTDSWITPSPEPVTSIAGFICWAWLDGFVWKAHNVSIKVKDIWGLMMQDYSFFVVKKFRYFVDHKVKRKRIFSLNLFFFFSNYLVLQCFWAFLGSVLSFVPTVLLKRILEYVEDQSSAPSNLAWFYVTIMFVGRILVAVCQAQALFFGRRVCIRMKSIIISEIYTKALRRKISTNKTKPAAEDPQAINDQKSINGDEESTSSANLGAIINLMAIDAFKVSEICGYLHSFLEAFVMTIVALVLLYRLLGLAAILGVLIIVAMLPLNYKLAKYIGDLQKKNLAVTDNRIQRLNEAFQAIRIIKYFSWEENFENDIKAIRENELSLLLMRSIVWSISSFVWFVTPTIVTAASFAYYIYVQGEVLTTPVAFTALSLFTLLRDPLDRLSDMLSFVVQSKVSLDRVQDFLNEKDTAKYDQLTIDPNGKRFAFENSTISWDKDNQDFKLKDLNIEFKTGKLNVVIGPTGSGKTSLLMALLGEMYLLNGKVVVPALDPRQELVVEANGTTNSIAYCSQAAWLLNDTVKSNILFNSQFNETRYKAVIEACGLKRDFEILKAGDLTEIGEKGITLSGGQKQRVSLARALYSNARHVLLDDCLSAVDSHTASWIYDNCITGPLMEDRTCILVSHNIALTLRNAELVVLLEDGRVKDQGDPIDMLQKGLFGEDELVKSSILSRANSSANLAAKSSTSLNNLPVAKELPISMNNNSPLFEVSNLQKPLRTEAERAEDGKLIEEETKEEGVVSMDVYKWYLKIFGGWKIVAFLASLFLVSQLLYIGQSWWVRAWASHNVIAKIVPMAQRAIAFISKDASHLLDWRGSFQVGIMSNGSEPTGKHSTMYYLILYLIIGLAQSLLGAGKTILNFVAGINASRKIFNMILNKVLHSKLRFFDATPTGRIMNRFSKDIEAVDQELTPYIQGAFYSLIECLSTVILITFITPQFLSVAIVVSIMYYFIGYFYMAGSRELKRYEAISRSPIYQHFSETLVGVTTIRXFGDEGRFMQENLQKIDENNKPFFYLWVANRWLAFRIDMIGSLVIFGAGLFILFNIDHLDSGMAGISLTYAISFTEGALWLVRLYSEVEMNMNSVERVKEYMEIEQEPYNQHKEVPPPQWPQDGKIEVNDLSLRYAPNLPRVIKNVSFSVDAQSKVGIVGRTGAGKSTIITALFRFLEPDTGHIKIDNIDISGVDLQRLRRSITIIPQDPTLFSGTIKSNLDPYNEFSNQKIFEALKRVNLVSEEQLQQGTEREVTNDTSSADSENVNKFLDLESEVSEGGSNLSQGQRQLMCLARSLLRSPKIILLDEATASIDYSSDAKIQETIRKEFQGSTILTIAHRLRSVIDYDKILVMDAGEVKEYDHPYSLLLNKQSIFYSMCEHSGELEILVESAKKAFVEKLNSKKD, from the coding sequence ATGCAACGCACACTCAATTCAACGAGGCCTGACCAACGATTTTGGTTTTACGATGACGTAACCCAGTACGGTAgaataaaatatttaaattACTATACTCCCTTAATACTGGCAACATTTACGGTGTTGTTTGTAACTTATAACATATGGAAACATTATTACCATTACAATGTACTACatttgaaacaaaaaaaccCAATTGAGGAACTTTTATATTCTTCCACCGACGAAGACGAACACAGTCCGTTGATAAACAATAATACCACTACAACGAACTACGTTGACGTTAACACTAAAAAAGACGAGTTGAAAAATAGACATTTCTCTCTGGAAAAGCTTAAATCGGTTAAATTAAACGGTGAACCTCACGGGGAGCCCGAGTTGATTAGAAGAGGTTTTATTGAAAAGTCAAGAATTATCTTggaatttcttttggttctttCGCAAGTTATAATACATTCTTTCATCCTATTGCACTACGTCAACAACAATTCGGAGTTTACTCAGCGAAGTACTGTTACCGGTTTAGTGGAATGGTGTTTATTGTTTgtcattgtttctttgcgTCTAGTGAATGTcaatcaaaatttcaaactgATAAACAAATATCCCGGGAATTTATGGTCTGTGTCGTTTATAAACTATTTGATCCTGTTCTGCTCTATGATTTTACCCTTCCGTTCAATTTTCATTCATCATATCAATGCTTCTGTATTAAGAAAGTATTACATTTCACAAATATCAATCAACTTGGTACTTTTCCTATTGCTCTTTTTTGCcaaaataagaaacaatttCGCCGTCATCTACAAAACTGATAGCTGGATTACGCCATCTCCAGAACCAGTAACTTCTATTGCTGGTTTCATCTGCTGGGCCTGGTTGGACGGCTTTGTTTGGAAAGCGCACAATGTGAGTATCAAAGTCAAAGATATTTGGGGGTTAATGATGCAGGATTATTCCTTCTTTGTTGTGAAAAAGTTCAGATACTTCGTCGATCATAAGGTGAAGAGGAAGcgtattttttccttgaatcttttctttttcttctcgaATTATCTGGTACTACAATGCTTTTGGGCGTTTTTAGGCAGTGTTCTATCTTTCGTTCCAACCGTCTTATTAAAGAGAATATTGGAATATGTTGAAGATCAATCATCCGCTCCTTCAAACCTAGCCTGGTTTTACGTCACCATTATGTTTGTAGGTAGAATCTTAGTAGCCGTTTGCCAAGCACAAGCTTTATTCTTTGGTAGAAGAGTTTGTATCAGAATGAAAAGTATCATTATTTCTGAAATCTACACGAAGGctttgagaagaaaaatttctaCCAACAAGACCAAACCTGCAGCTGAAGATCCGCAAGCAATTAATGACCAAAAAAGTATCAACGGTGATGAAGAATCCACTTCTTCCGCCAATCTTGGGGCAATTATTAATTTGATGGCTATTGACGCTTTTAAAGTCTCCGAAATTTGCGGATACTTACACTCATTTTTGGAGGCTTTCGTTATGACTATTGTAGCCCTTGTATTATTATACCGTCTATTAGGTCTTGCTGCAATCTTGGGTGTCTTGATCATTGTGGCCATGCTCCCATTAAATTACAAGCTCGCCAAGTACATAGGTGATttgcaaaagaagaatttagCCGTTACCGATAACCGTATTCAAAGATTAAACGAAGCATTCCAAGCCATAAGAAtcatcaaatatttttcatgggaagaaaattttgaaaatgatattAAAGCTATCAGGGAAAATGAGTTGTCTTTGCTATTAATGAGATCCATTGTTTGGTCAATTAgttcttttgtttggtttGTTACCCCAACTATCGTAACAGCTGCTTCATTCGCTTACTATATTTACGTTCAAGGCGAGGTATTAACTACTCCAGTTGCTTTCACCGCACTTTCTCTATTCACACTTTTGAGAGATCCATTGGACCGTTTGTCTGATATGTTAAGTTTTGTCGTCCAATCAAAGGTCTCATTAGATAGAGTCCAAGATTTCTTGAACGAAAAGGATACAGCGAAGTACGATCAGTTGACTATAGATCCTAATGGGAAAAGgtttgcttttgaaaactccACTATTTCTTGGGATAAGGATAATCAGGATTTCAAATTGAAGGACTTAAACATTGAATTCAAAACCGGTAAACTGAATGTTGTTATCGGCCCTACTGGTTCTGGTAAAACATCTCTATTGATGGCACTACTGGGAGAAATGTATCTACTAAATGGTAAGGTTGTTGTTCCTGCTTTAGACCCAAGGCAAGAATTAGTCGTGGAAGCAAATGGAACAACCAATTCTATTGCTTACTGTTCACAAGCTGCCTGGTTGCTAAATGATACTGTAAAAAGCAACATTCTATTCAATAGTCAATTTAATGAGACAAGATATAAAGCCGTTATTGAAGCATGTGGATTGAAGCGTGACTTCgaaattttgaaagctGGTGACTTGACAGAAATTGGTGAGAAAGGTATTACTCTATCTGGTGGTCAAAAGCAAAGAGTTTCTCTTGCCAGAGCCTTGTATTCCAACGCAAGACATGTTCTTTTGGATGATTGCTTAAGTGCAGTTGATTCTCACACTGCTTCATGGATTTACGATAATTGTATTACTGGCCCACTAATGGAAGATAGAACATGTATTTTGGTTTCTCACAACATTGCATTGACACTTAGAAATGCCGAGCTAGTTGTATTACTGGAAGACGGTAGAGTTAAAGACCAAGGTGACCCAATAGACATGTTACAGAAAGGTCTATTCGGCGAAGACGAGTTAGTAAAAAGCAGTATTTTATCGCGAGCAAATTCTTCCGCTAATTTAGCCGCAAAAAGTAGCACCAGCTTAAATAACCTCCCAGTTGCGAAAGAACTACCAATTAGCATGAATAACAACTCCCCATTATTTGAAGtatcaaatcttcaaaaacctTTGAGAACAGAAGCCGAACGTGCAGAAGATGGCAAAttaattgaagaagaaacaaaggaAGAGGGTGTAGTTAGTATGGACGTCTATAAAtggtatttgaaaatttttggtgGCTGGAAGATCGTTGCGTTTTTAGCTTCCTTATTCTTAGTCTCCCAACTTTTGTATATCGGACAGTCATGGTGGGTCCGTGCCTGGGCATCCCACAATGTTATTGCTAAGATTGTTCCTATGGCTCAACGCGCTATCGCCTTTATCTCCAAGGATGCCAGCCATCTGCTAGACTGGAGAGGCTCATTTCAGGTAGGCATAATGTCAAATGGAAGCGAGCCCACTGGTAAACACTCTACAATGTATTATCTcattttgtatttgatCATTGGTTTAGCCCAATCGTTATTGGGAGCCGGTAAGACTATTCTAAATTTTGTTGCTGGTATCAATgcatcaagaaaaattttcaacatgATACTAAACAAGGTGTTACATTCAAAATTAAGGTTTTTCGATGCTACCCCAACTGGTAGAATTATGAACAGATTTTCCAAGGATATCGAGGCTGTTGATCAAGAATTGACACCTTATATCCAAGGTGCCTTCTATTCGCTTATTGAATGTCTGTCTACAGTCATATTAATCACATTTATCACTCCACAATTCTTGTCTGTTGCGATTGTTGTCTCAATAATGTATTACTTTATTGGGTACTTTTACATGGCAGGCTCTCGTGAATTGAAGAGGTATGAGGCTATCTCTAGATCACCCATTTATCAACACTTCTCAGAAACTCTTGTTGGTGTCACAACAATTCGTKCATTCGGTGATGAAGGAAGATTTATGCAAGAGAActtacaaaaaattgatgaaaacaacaaaccGTTCTTTTATTTGTGGGTCGCTAATCGTTGGTTGGCCTTCAGAATAGATATGATTGGGTCTTTGGTCATCTTTGGCGCTGGGTTGTTTATATTATTCAATATCGATCATCTAGACTCTGGTATGGCTGGTATATCGCTGACATATGCAATCTCCTTTACTGAAGGTGCCTTATGGTTAGTGAGACTGTATTCTGAAGTAGAGATGAATATGAACTCCGTTGAAAGAGTGAAAGAGTATATGGAAATTGAGCAAGAACCATACAATCAACACAAAGAAGTGCCACCACCACAATGGCCACAAGACGGTAAAATCGAAGTCAATGATCTGTCGTTACGTTATGCACCAAACTTACCTAGAGTGATTAAAAatgtttcattttctgttGACGCCCAGTCTAAGGTTGGTATTGTTGGCAGAACAGGTGCTGGTAAATCCACAATCATTACGGCTTTGTTTAGATTCCTGGAACCCGACACGGGCCATATTAAGATCGATAATATCGATATTTCTGGTGTTGATTTGCAAAGATTGCGTCGTTCTATAACTATTATTCCACAAGATCCAACTTTGTTTTCAGGGACAATCAAGTCCAATTTAGATCCATATAATGAATTCAGTAACCAAAAGATCTTTGAGGCTCTAAAACGTGTTAATCTAGTCAGCGAAGAACAATTACAACAGGGAACCGAAAGAGAGGTGACCAATGATACCTCATCAGCCGACTCAGAAAATgttaataaatttttggatttggaaAGTGAGGTTAGTGAAGGTGGGTCCAACTTGTCACAAGGACAACGTCAATTGATGTGTCTTGCGAGATCTTTGCTAAGAAGTCCAAAGATCATCTTACTAGATGAGGCTACAGCTTCCATTGATTATAGTTCAGACGcaaagattcaagaaaCCATAAGGAAGGAGTTCCAAGGAAGCACAATATTAACTATCGCACATAGACTAAGATCTGTCATTGATTATGACAAGATCTTGGTTATGGACGCTGGTGAAGTTAAAGAATATGATCATCCATATTCGTTATTGCTAAATAAACAAAGTATTTTTTACAGTATGTGTGAACATAGTGGAGAACTGGAGATTTTAGTGGAATCAGCTAAAAAGGCCTTTGTAGAGAAACTGAACTCTAAGAAAGACTGA
- the RPL8B gene encoding 60S ribosomal protein eL8 has protein sequence MAPGKKVAPAPFGAKSTKSNKTRNPLTHSTPKNFGIGQAVQPKRNLSRYVKWPEYVRLQRQKKILSIRLKVPPTIAQFQYTLDRNTAAETFKLFNKYRPETAAEKKXRLTKEAAAIAEGKSKQDASPKPFAIKYGLNHVVSLIENKKTKLVLIANDVDPIELVVFLPALCKKMGVPYAIVKGKARLGTLVNQKTSAVAALTEVRAEDEAALAKLVSTIDANFADKYDEVKKHWGGGVLGNKAQAKMDKKTKTSSSA, from the coding sequence atggCTCCAGGTAAGAAAGTTGCTCCAGCTCCATTCGGTGCTAAGTCCACCAAGTCTAACAAGACCAGAAACCCATTGACTCACTCCACCCCAAAGAACTTTGGTATTGGTCAAGCCGTCCAACCAAAGAGAAACTTGTCTAGATACGTCAAATGGCCAGAATATGTCAGACTacaaagacaaaagaagatcttGTCTATCAGATTAAAGGTTCCTCCAACCATTGCTCAATTCCAATACACTTTGGACAGAAACACTGCTGCTGAAACCTTCAAGTTGTTCAACAAGTACAGACCAGAAACTgctgctgaaaagaagKAAAGATTGACCAAGGAAGCTGCCGCCATTGCTGAAGGTAAATCCAAGCAAGACGCTTCTCCAAAGCCATTCGCCATCAAGTACGGTTTGAACCACGTTGTCTCTTTGAtcgaaaacaagaagaccaAGTTGGTTTTGATCGCTAACGATGTCGACCCAATTGAATTGGTCGTTTTCTTACCAGCTTTGTGTAAGAAGATGGGTGTTCCATACGCTATCGTAAAGGGTAAGGCCAGATTAGGTACTTTGGTTAACCAAAAGACCTCCGCCGTCGCTGCTTTGACTGAAGTCAGAGCCGAAGACGAAGCTGCTTTGGCTAAGTTGGTTTCCACCATCGATGCTAACTTCGCTGACAAATACGACGAAGTCAAGAAGCACTGGGGTGGTGGTGTCCTTGGTAACAAGGCTCAAGCCAAGATGGACAAGAAGACCAAGACTTCTAGTTCCGCTTAA